In Luteitalea sp. TBR-22, one genomic interval encodes:
- the xylA gene encoding xylose isomerase, whose amino-acid sequence MSDAYTPQPAHKFSFGLWTISNRGRDPFGEPVREPLAPNDAVAMLGEVGAWGVNLHDNDLVPIDATPSERDRIVREFKAAMQQHGVVCPMATVSLFTDPVFRDGAFTANDPQVRAYAVQKTMSAMDLGAELGANIFVLWGGREGTETDACRRGDDAVKRLREAVDFLCEYNIAQGYQYRFALEAKPNEPRGDIYMATTGNYLGFIPTLAHPEMVGVNPEVAHETMAGLNFTHAVAQAWEAGKLFHIDLNDQNPGRYDQDFRFGAANLRGAFFLVKFLEDVGYDGPRHFDAHAYRTEDYEGVKDFARGCMRTYLIMKEKAARWNADAEIQAIVKEAHGDNATVGTFSADAARALANRAFDRKAIASKGLAYERLDQLTNEIILGVR is encoded by the coding sequence GTGTCCGACGCCTACACGCCGCAACCCGCCCACAAGTTCTCGTTCGGCCTCTGGACCATCAGCAACCGGGGCCGCGACCCCTTCGGTGAGCCGGTGCGCGAGCCGTTGGCTCCCAACGACGCCGTCGCGATGCTTGGCGAGGTCGGCGCGTGGGGCGTGAACCTGCACGACAACGACCTCGTGCCGATCGACGCCACCCCGAGCGAGCGCGACCGCATCGTCCGCGAGTTCAAGGCGGCGATGCAGCAGCACGGGGTGGTCTGCCCGATGGCGACGGTGAGCCTGTTCACCGATCCCGTCTTCCGCGACGGCGCCTTCACGGCCAACGACCCGCAGGTCCGCGCCTACGCGGTGCAGAAGACGATGAGCGCGATGGATCTCGGCGCCGAGCTCGGCGCGAACATCTTCGTGCTCTGGGGCGGTCGCGAGGGCACCGAAACCGACGCGTGCCGGCGCGGCGACGACGCGGTCAAGCGCCTCAGGGAGGCGGTGGACTTCCTCTGCGAGTACAACATCGCGCAGGGTTACCAGTACAGGTTCGCGCTCGAGGCCAAGCCGAACGAGCCGCGTGGCGACATCTACATGGCCACGACCGGCAATTACCTCGGTTTCATCCCGACCCTGGCCCATCCGGAGATGGTCGGCGTGAATCCGGAGGTCGCTCACGAGACGATGGCGGGCCTGAACTTCACGCACGCGGTCGCCCAGGCGTGGGAGGCCGGCAAGCTGTTCCACATCGACCTGAACGACCAGAATCCCGGCCGCTACGACCAGGACTTCCGCTTCGGCGCCGCGAACCTGCGTGGGGCGTTCTTCCTGGTGAAGTTCCTCGAGGACGTGGGCTACGACGGGCCGCGCCACTTCGACGCGCACGCCTACCGCACCGAGGACTACGAGGGCGTCAAGGACTTCGCCCGCGGGTGCATGCGGACCTACCTGATCATGAAGGAGAAGGCGGCGCGCTGGAACGCCGACGCCGAGATCCAGGCCATCGTCAAGGAGGCCCACGGCGACAACGCGACGGTGGGCACGTTCAGCGCCGACGCCGCGCGCGCGCTCGCCAACCGGGCCTTCGACCGCAAGGCGATCGCCAGCAAGGGCCTCGCCTACGAGCGCCTCGATCAGCTGACCAACGAGATCATCCTCGGCGTGCGATGA
- the xylB gene encoding xylulokinase, translated as MTYLLGIDVGTGGTRALILDESGVVIASATADHAPFASPRTGWAEQDPDDWWRACRQAVPRALQDAGLQPSDIAAIGLSGQMHGATLLDGAGAVVRPALIWCDQRTQAECDELTTRIGADQLIAWTSNPALTGFTLPKLLWVRRTEPDAWARVRHVLLPKDYIRYKLTGGLATDVADASGTLLFDVARRRWSSEMLAATDLGASLLPEAMEGPQVTGSLTAAGAEAVGLVAGIPVVAGGGDQAAGAVGMGIVRAGAVSATIGTSGVVFAATDRPALDPKGRVHTFCHAVPGRWHVMGVTQAAGLSLRWFRDRFGSGPDDGRDPYERLTDEAMAAPAGADGVLWAPYLMGERTPHLDADARAALVGLAASHTRGHVIRAILEGVAFSLQDSFTILREMQVPVEGIRLGGGGARSPLWRQVQADVYGQAVQTVAAEEGAAYGAGLLAGVGAGVWPDVDTACQRVVRVTSEVEPGEAQPVLARQYEAYRVLYPALKQVRDALEVKR; from the coding sequence ATGACCTACCTCCTCGGCATCGACGTCGGCACGGGCGGCACCCGTGCCCTGATCCTCGACGAGTCCGGCGTCGTCATCGCGTCGGCCACCGCCGACCACGCACCGTTCGCCTCGCCGCGCACCGGCTGGGCCGAGCAGGATCCCGACGACTGGTGGCGGGCCTGCCGGCAGGCCGTGCCGCGTGCCCTGCAGGACGCGGGGCTGCAGCCTTCCGACATCGCCGCCATCGGCCTGAGCGGCCAGATGCACGGCGCCACGCTCCTCGACGGGGCGGGAGCGGTGGTGCGTCCGGCGCTGATCTGGTGCGACCAGCGCACGCAGGCCGAGTGCGACGAGTTGACGACGCGCATCGGCGCCGACCAGTTGATCGCCTGGACCAGCAACCCGGCGCTGACGGGGTTCACGCTGCCCAAGCTGCTCTGGGTGCGTCGCACCGAGCCCGACGCCTGGGCACGCGTGCGACACGTCCTGCTGCCGAAGGACTACATCCGGTACAAGCTGACCGGGGGGTTGGCGACCGACGTCGCCGATGCCTCGGGCACGCTGCTGTTCGACGTCGCACGGCGCCGGTGGTCGAGCGAGATGCTGGCCGCCACCGATCTCGGCGCCAGCCTGCTGCCCGAGGCGATGGAAGGGCCGCAGGTCACCGGATCGCTGACGGCCGCCGGGGCCGAGGCCGTGGGCCTGGTGGCTGGCATTCCGGTCGTGGCCGGGGGCGGCGACCAGGCGGCGGGCGCCGTCGGGATGGGAATCGTCCGCGCCGGCGCGGTGAGCGCGACGATCGGCACGTCGGGCGTCGTGTTCGCGGCCACCGATCGCCCGGCCCTCGACCCGAAAGGACGCGTGCACACGTTCTGTCACGCGGTGCCCGGGCGCTGGCACGTGATGGGCGTCACGCAGGCGGCCGGCCTGTCGCTCCGCTGGTTCCGCGACCGGTTCGGCTCCGGTCCCGACGATGGTCGCGATCCGTACGAACGGCTGACCGACGAGGCGATGGCGGCCCCGGCCGGCGCCGACGGCGTGCTCTGGGCGCCATACCTGATGGGTGAGCGCACCCCACATCTGGACGCCGATGCGCGCGCCGCCCTGGTGGGGCTCGCCGCGTCGCACACGCGGGGACACGTCATCCGCGCCATCCTCGAAGGCGTGGCCTTCAGCCTGCAGGACAGCTTCACGATCCTGCGAGAGATGCAGGTACCTGTCGAGGGCATCCGCCTGGGCGGCGGGGGGGCCCGGTCGCCCCTGTGGCGGCAGGTGCAGGCCGACGTCTACGGTCAGGCCGTGCAGACGGTGGCTGCCGAAGAGGGCGCGGCGTACGGCGCCGGCCTCCTCGCCGGCGTCGGTGCGGGCGTGTGGCCCGACGTCGACACCGCCTGCCAACGCGTCGTCCGCGTGACCAGCGAGGTCGAGCCGGGCGAGGCGCAGCCCGTGTTGGCCAGGCAGTACGAGGCGTACCGGGTGCTGTATCCGGCGTTGAAGCAGGTGCGCGACGCGCTCGAGGTCAAGCGGTAG
- a CDS encoding glutathione peroxidase — MPDAQAPASLYDLSTTTLDGKPAPLSAYKGTVTLVVNTASQCGYTPQYAGLQKLHDQLKGQGFSVLGFPSNDFGGQEPGSAQEIATFCQRNYGVSFPMFSKVVTRAGQGQSPVYAFLGASGQLPGWNFSKYLVGKDGKVKAFFPSAVTPDDPALRKAIADALAS; from the coding sequence ATGCCCGACGCCCAGGCTCCGGCCTCGCTCTACGACCTCTCCACCACCACCCTCGACGGCAAGCCCGCCCCGCTGTCGGCCTACAAGGGCACCGTGACCCTCGTGGTGAACACCGCCAGCCAGTGCGGCTACACCCCGCAGTACGCAGGCCTTCAGAAGCTGCACGACCAGCTGAAGGGCCAGGGCTTCTCGGTCCTCGGCTTCCCGAGCAACGACTTCGGCGGGCAGGAACCGGGCAGCGCGCAGGAGATTGCCACGTTCTGCCAGCGCAACTACGGGGTGAGCTTCCCGATGTTCAGCAAGGTCGTCACCAGGGCCGGGCAGGGCCAGTCGCCGGTGTACGCCTTCCTCGGCGCATCGGGACAGTTGCCCGGCTGGAACTTCTCGAAGTATCTCGTCGGCAAGGACGGCAAGGTGAAGGCCTTCTTCCCCAGCGCAGTGACGCCCGACGACCCGGCGCTGCGCAAGGCGATTGCCGACGCGTTGGCGTCCTGA
- the lpxB gene encoding lipid-A-disaccharide synthase produces MPGVMISCGEPSGDLYAGALASALRAQAPGVEVFGFGGPRLAAAGGQLLGSYEGLAVTGLSEVLRTLPRTWRMYRHLVDQAIRRRPDVFVAIDFADFNFRLGQALHARGIPVVYYIGPQLWAWRPGRMQVIKRFADRVLVIFPFEQPLYEQAGVPVEFVGHPLIDLIDRHLGRDPLLTQHGLSHDARTIALLPGSRRNEVASTLPTLLEACGRLREAEPDLQFLVARAPGLPDELFEPARRSHLPIGLHAGDTDAVLAASDAVITASGTATVQTALHGKPMVIVYRLSPLTYRLGRPFVKVDTFGMVNLIAGRRIVPELIQDDFTADRVCDETLRILRDTVYADRMRVDLAGVVQALGGSGASARAARAVLEVAAAGAAQT; encoded by the coding sequence GTGCCCGGCGTGATGATCTCCTGCGGGGAGCCCTCGGGCGACCTGTACGCTGGCGCCCTGGCCTCGGCGCTGCGCGCCCAGGCCCCCGGCGTCGAGGTGTTCGGCTTCGGCGGGCCGCGCCTGGCGGCGGCCGGCGGGCAGCTCCTCGGGTCGTACGAGGGGCTGGCCGTGACCGGGCTGTCCGAGGTGCTGCGCACGCTGCCGCGCACCTGGCGCATGTATCGCCACCTCGTCGACCAGGCGATCCGGCGTCGGCCCGACGTGTTCGTCGCCATCGACTTCGCTGACTTCAACTTCCGCCTCGGCCAGGCGCTGCACGCGCGCGGCATCCCCGTCGTGTACTACATCGGGCCGCAACTCTGGGCCTGGCGGCCGGGCCGCATGCAGGTGATCAAGCGGTTTGCCGACCGCGTCCTGGTCATCTTCCCGTTCGAGCAGCCGCTCTACGAACAGGCCGGCGTGCCGGTGGAGTTCGTCGGGCACCCGCTCATCGACCTCATCGACAGGCACCTGGGACGCGACCCGTTGCTCACGCAGCACGGCCTGTCGCACGACGCGCGCACCATCGCGCTCCTGCCGGGGAGCCGCCGCAACGAGGTCGCCAGCACGCTGCCGACGCTGCTCGAGGCCTGCGGGCGGCTGCGCGAGGCCGAGCCCGACCTGCAGTTCCTGGTCGCCCGCGCGCCCGGACTGCCCGACGAGCTGTTCGAGCCCGCGCGCCGCAGCCACCTGCCGATCGGGTTGCATGCCGGCGACACCGACGCGGTGCTCGCCGCCAGCGACGCGGTGATCACCGCCTCGGGCACGGCCACCGTGCAGACCGCGCTGCATGGCAAGCCGATGGTCATCGTGTATCGCTTGTCGCCACTCACGTATCGGCTCGGTCGCCCGTTCGTCAAGGTCGACACCTTCGGCATGGTGAACCTGATTGCCGGCCGCCGGATCGTGCCGGAACTGATTCAGGACGATTTCACGGCCGATCGGGTCTGCGACGAGACGCTGCGGATCCTTCGGGACACGGTCTATGCCGACCGCATGCGCGTCGACCTGGCCGGCGTCGTGCAAGCGCTCGGTGGGAGCGGAGCGTCGGCGCGGGCCGCGCGTGCCGTGCTCGAGGTGGCCGCGGCCGGCGCGGCGCAGACGTGA
- a CDS encoding FAD-dependent oxidoreductase, which yields MRSAIALALVATLGLVATATAQPRSFDVVVYGGTAGGVVTAIAAAREGAKVALLEPRDHLGGMVSGGLGWTDFGKKEVIGGYALEYYERAGKKYGTPIQWYLEPHVAEAIFREWAAEAGVQVFYRHRLVEKTGVTKEGTQVTAIRLENGAEFRAKVFVDSTYEGDLMAQAGVSYTFGREGVEQYGESLAGVRDRTPLHQFQVSVPARDETGRLLPEISGEPKAPAGSADTKLQAYNFRVCMTQRADNRVPFPKPAGYSPARYALLAKMLAAMDAVKREAALAPEAQVQKGDPRGRLKQPWSLWDVMKPDPLPNGKTDTNNNGAFSTDYIGGNYGYADGDYATRARIWQAHVDYVQGFLYFLQHDPQVPAALHAAMAPWGLCKDEFVDTGHWPHQLYVREARRMVGEFVVSQKDIQTDLRKPDVIGMGSYNSDSHNIQRIVNAEGFAENEGDMQVSVTPYQIPYRVMLPKRTQATNLLVPVAFSASHVAYSTLRMEPQYMIIGQAAGVAARMAIDADIPVQAVSPTALQAKLQSQRAVFEWVKK from the coding sequence ATGCGTAGTGCCATTGCCCTCGCCCTTGTCGCCACGCTGGGACTCGTCGCCACCGCCACGGCCCAGCCGCGTTCTTTCGACGTCGTCGTGTACGGCGGAACCGCCGGCGGGGTCGTCACGGCCATTGCCGCGGCACGCGAGGGCGCAAAGGTGGCGCTGCTCGAGCCGCGCGATCACCTCGGTGGCATGGTGTCGGGCGGCCTCGGCTGGACCGACTTCGGCAAGAAGGAGGTGATCGGCGGCTACGCGCTCGAGTACTACGAACGCGCCGGGAAGAAGTACGGCACGCCGATCCAGTGGTACCTCGAGCCGCACGTCGCCGAGGCCATCTTCCGCGAGTGGGCGGCAGAGGCCGGGGTGCAGGTCTTCTACCGGCACCGGCTGGTGGAGAAGACGGGCGTCACGAAGGAGGGGACGCAGGTGACGGCCATCCGGCTGGAGAACGGCGCCGAGTTCCGCGCGAAGGTCTTCGTCGACTCGACCTACGAAGGCGATCTGATGGCGCAGGCAGGTGTGAGCTACACCTTCGGCCGTGAGGGCGTCGAGCAGTACGGCGAGTCGCTGGCCGGCGTCCGCGACCGCACGCCCCTGCACCAGTTCCAGGTGTCGGTCCCGGCGCGCGACGAGACCGGGCGCCTCCTGCCCGAGATCTCGGGGGAGCCGAAGGCCCCGGCGGGCAGCGCCGACACGAAGCTGCAGGCCTACAACTTCCGGGTGTGCATGACGCAGCGGGCCGACAACCGCGTGCCGTTTCCGAAGCCGGCCGGCTACTCGCCAGCCCGGTACGCGCTGCTGGCGAAGATGCTTGCCGCGATGGACGCGGTCAAGCGCGAGGCCGCGCTCGCCCCGGAGGCGCAGGTGCAGAAGGGCGATCCGCGCGGGCGCCTGAAGCAGCCGTGGTCGCTCTGGGACGTGATGAAGCCCGACCCGCTCCCGAACGGCAAGACCGACACCAACAACAACGGCGCCTTCTCGACCGACTACATCGGCGGCAACTACGGATACGCCGACGGCGACTACGCCACCCGCGCCCGCATCTGGCAGGCGCACGTGGACTACGTGCAGGGCTTCCTGTACTTCCTGCAGCACGACCCGCAGGTGCCTGCCGCATTGCACGCGGCAATGGCGCCCTGGGGACTGTGCAAGGACGAGTTCGTCGACACCGGCCACTGGCCGCACCAGCTCTACGTGCGGGAGGCGCGCCGCATGGTGGGGGAGTTCGTCGTCTCGCAGAAGGACATCCAGACCGACCTGCGCAAGCCCGACGTCATCGGGATGGGCTCGTACAACAGCGACTCGCACAACATCCAGCGCATCGTCAACGCCGAGGGGTTCGCCGAGAACGAGGGCGACATGCAGGTGTCGGTGACGCCCTATCAGATCCCCTACCGGGTGATGCTGCCCAAGCGGACCCAGGCCACCAACCTGCTGGTGCCGGTGGCCTTCTCGGCCAGCCACGTGGCGTACTCGACGCTCCGCATGGAGCCGCAGTACATGATCATCGGCCAGGCCGCCGGCGTGGCCGCGAGGATGGCCATCGACGCCGACATCCCCGTGCAGGCGGTGTCGCCGACCGCCCTCCAGGCGAAGCTGCAGAGTCAGCGCGCCGTGTTCGAGTGGGTGAAGAAGTAG
- a CDS encoding matrixin family metalloprotease, with protein MRPSRVHAALVALIALAAAAPTSAYLKFGYTIGTRSLVLKWPDAAPVTYVVGSRGTATVTGAEFRETVARSFATWEGVPSASIRFASGGVTDRDLADNDGVTQLAFASRPELDRTLGATSYTIDVATGTLLEADVFFNAAFPWSVAPTGQAGRFDLESIATHEVGHLVGLGHSALGETEQVGSGRRVLSAGAVMFPIAFAPGNVDGRRLLPDDIAGISDIYPDAGFRAATGSISGRVVKGGLGVYGAHVVAMHLRTGALVGGFTLDESGGFVLAGIEPGPVVLRVEPLDDADVTSFIDGPRVDANFRVAFSDKAIFVPKGGNVPSITIDVVAK; from the coding sequence GTGAGACCTTCCCGCGTCCATGCCGCGCTGGTCGCGCTCATCGCCCTCGCTGCCGCGGCGCCGACGTCGGCCTACCTGAAGTTCGGCTACACCATCGGGACGCGCTCGCTGGTGCTGAAGTGGCCCGACGCCGCGCCGGTGACCTACGTGGTCGGGTCGCGCGGTACGGCGACGGTGACCGGCGCCGAGTTCCGCGAGACGGTGGCCCGCTCGTTCGCCACGTGGGAAGGCGTGCCGAGCGCGAGCATCCGCTTCGCGAGCGGCGGCGTCACCGACCGGGACCTCGCCGACAACGACGGCGTCACCCAGCTCGCCTTCGCGAGCCGGCCGGAACTCGATCGCACGCTCGGCGCAACCAGCTACACGATCGACGTCGCCACGGGCACCCTTCTCGAGGCCGACGTGTTCTTCAACGCGGCCTTCCCCTGGTCGGTCGCCCCGACAGGGCAGGCCGGGCGCTTCGACCTCGAATCGATCGCCACCCACGAGGTCGGTCATCTCGTCGGGCTCGGGCATTCGGCGCTCGGCGAGACCGAGCAGGTCGGCTCGGGACGACGCGTGCTCTCGGCCGGCGCGGTGATGTTCCCGATCGCCTTCGCCCCCGGCAACGTCGATGGCCGCCGCCTGCTGCCCGACGACATCGCCGGCATCTCGGACATCTACCCCGACGCCGGCTTCCGCGCCGCGACGGGCAGCATCTCGGGGCGCGTCGTCAAGGGCGGGCTCGGGGTGTACGGCGCGCACGTCGTGGCGATGCACCTGCGCACGGGCGCGCTCGTCGGCGGCTTCACGCTCGACGAGAGCGGCGGCTTCGTGCTGGCGGGCATCGAGCCCGGGCCGGTGGTGCTGCGCGTCGAGCCGCTCGACGACGCCGACGTGACCAGCTTCATCGACGGGCCGCGCGTCGATGCCAACTTCCGCGTGGCGTTCTCGGACAAGGCGATCTTCGTGCCCAAGGGTGGCAACGTGCCGAGCATCACGATCGACGTGGTGGCCAAGTGA
- a CDS encoding pitrilysin family protein yields the protein MRQSLQALFIGAIAVLVAVSSPLCAQERPPRPLAARDIKIPPYEIRTLSNGLRVVVVSQNEQPAVSLRLLVKAGSAQDPVGKPGVAAMVGALLDQGTKTRSSEQISDTIDYVGGALGSGAGTDLSYVNILVLKDSFDLALDLVSEVVQAPSFPQEELDRVREQALSAMGVNMQDPEFVADAVIDRLVYGFHPYGLPGNGTPDSLRSITRDDLVAFHKAWFSPNNAMIAVVGDVSVEEAFAGVERAFGKWAPHDPPAITVSEVPEPTRRVVLVDRPNAVQTEIRAGHVAIPRKHEDYMSLNLATKILGGEGANRLQNVLRSEKGLTYGASADMDAFKQAGSIIAETDTQTSTTGEALRLAIDEFWRLVREPVGDRELMGAQAYLAGSFPLSIETPDEIALQVLNLLFYDLDVKDLETYRDRVNAVTSDDIQRVSRQFIKPGRLSIVLVGDARQVLPQLEAVGIDNVEVLPLADVDLTSPSLRRKGAAPALAPGR from the coding sequence ATGCGGCAGTCCCTGCAGGCCCTCTTCATCGGGGCGATTGCCGTCCTGGTCGCCGTCAGCTCGCCGCTGTGCGCGCAGGAGCGTCCGCCGCGCCCGCTCGCGGCCCGCGACATCAAGATCCCGCCGTACGAGATCCGCACGCTGTCCAACGGCCTCCGCGTGGTGGTCGTGTCGCAGAACGAGCAGCCGGCCGTGAGCCTCCGCCTGCTGGTCAAGGCCGGGTCGGCGCAGGATCCGGTGGGCAAGCCCGGCGTCGCGGCGATGGTCGGCGCGCTGCTCGACCAGGGCACGAAGACGCGATCGTCCGAGCAGATCTCCGACACCATAGACTACGTCGGCGGCGCGCTCGGATCGGGCGCGGGCACCGACCTCTCGTACGTCAACATCCTGGTCCTCAAGGACAGCTTCGACCTCGCGCTCGACCTCGTGTCCGAGGTGGTGCAGGCGCCCTCGTTCCCGCAGGAGGAACTCGACCGCGTCCGCGAGCAGGCCCTCTCGGCGATGGGGGTCAACATGCAGGACCCCGAGTTCGTCGCCGACGCGGTCATCGACCGCCTCGTCTACGGCTTCCATCCCTACGGACTGCCCGGCAACGGCACGCCCGACTCGCTGCGCAGCATCACGCGCGACGACCTGGTGGCGTTCCACAAGGCGTGGTTCTCGCCCAACAACGCGATGATCGCGGTGGTCGGCGACGTCAGCGTGGAGGAGGCCTTTGCCGGGGTGGAGCGCGCGTTCGGCAAGTGGGCGCCGCACGACCCGCCGGCCATCACCGTCAGCGAGGTGCCCGAGCCGACGCGGCGCGTGGTGCTCGTCGATCGTCCCAACGCGGTGCAGACCGAGATCCGCGCCGGGCACGTCGCCATCCCGCGCAAGCACGAGGACTACATGTCGCTCAACCTCGCCACCAAGATCCTCGGCGGCGAGGGCGCCAACCGGCTCCAGAACGTGCTGCGGTCCGAGAAGGGGCTGACCTACGGGGCGTCGGCCGACATGGACGCGTTCAAGCAGGCCGGATCGATCATCGCCGAGACCGACACGCAGACGTCAACGACCGGCGAGGCGCTCCGGTTGGCCATCGACGAGTTCTGGCGGCTGGTCCGCGAGCCGGTCGGCGATCGTGAGCTGATGGGCGCGCAGGCCTACCTGGCTGGCAGCTTCCCGCTCAGCATCGAGACGCCCGACGAGATCGCGCTGCAGGTGCTGAACCTGCTGTTCTACGACCTCGACGTCAAGGACCTCGAGACCTACCGGGACCGGGTGAACGCGGTCACCAGCGACGACATCCAGCGCGTGTCGCGGCAGTTCATCAAACCGGGGCGGCTGTCGATCGTGCTGGTCGGCGACGCGCGCCAGGTGCTGCCGCAGCTCGAGGCCGTCGGCATCGACAACGTCGAGGTCCTGCCGCTGGCGGACGTCGACCTGACCAGCCCGTCGCTGCGCCGCAAGGGCGCCGCGCCTGCCCTGGCGCCAGGACGCTAG
- a CDS encoding alpha/beta hydrolase, translated as MSGTAHAQLPPTGTEIRLWPSAAPLATGAGPEDTPALTVYQPAPGTATGAAFVVLPGGGYRGRAAHEGEPIARWLNTVGITAFVARYRVSPYRHPAPLSDALRAIRYVRAHAKDWGLDGRVGILGFSAGGHLASTAATQFTSGDASASDPIDRVSSRPDAAILIYPVITFTEDAWVHKGSRTNLLGAEATAAQMAEMSSERRVTAQTPPVFLVHTTGDTGVPPENSLLFVQAMRKAGVEVELHLYEGGRHGFGLGEKEGPIGTWPALAGLWLHKHGLATATTLTVTK; from the coding sequence ATGTCCGGAACCGCCCACGCTCAACTCCCGCCGACGGGCACCGAGATCCGGCTGTGGCCGTCCGCGGCGCCCCTCGCCACGGGCGCCGGCCCGGAGGACACGCCGGCCCTGACGGTGTACCAGCCCGCGCCGGGTACCGCCACCGGCGCGGCGTTCGTCGTGCTGCCGGGCGGTGGCTATCGTGGTCGCGCCGCGCACGAGGGCGAGCCCATCGCGCGCTGGCTGAACACGGTGGGCATCACGGCCTTCGTCGCGCGCTACCGCGTCTCTCCCTACCGTCATCCCGCGCCGCTGTCTGACGCGCTGCGCGCCATCCGGTACGTGCGGGCTCATGCAAAGGACTGGGGGCTGGACGGCCGGGTGGGCATCCTCGGGTTCTCGGCCGGCGGGCACCTGGCCAGCACCGCGGCCACCCAGTTCACGTCGGGCGACGCGTCGGCAAGTGACCCGATCGATCGTGTGAGCAGCCGTCCGGACGCGGCCATCCTCATCTATCCGGTGATCACGTTCACCGAGGACGCCTGGGTGCACAAGGGCTCGCGGACCAACCTGCTCGGCGCCGAGGCGACGGCGGCGCAGATGGCCGAGATGTCGTCGGAGCGTCGCGTCACCGCGCAGACCCCGCCGGTGTTCCTCGTGCACACCACGGGCGACACGGGCGTGCCGCCGGAGAACAGCCTGCTGTTCGTGCAGGCGATGCGGAAAGCCGGCGTCGAGGTCGAGCTCCACCTCTACGAGGGCGGTCGACACGGCTTCGGCCTCGGGGAGAAGGAAGGCCCGATCGGCACGTGGCCGGCGCTGGCCGGCCTCTGGCTCCACAAGCACGGCCTGGCGACGGCGACGACGCTGACGGTGACCAAGTGA
- a CDS encoding pitrilysin family protein — protein sequence MLVRPVAAAALAACVVAGAFVTPTQATSVRPPAFKFDDYTLPNGLRVILLEDHSTPIVHVTLWYHVGSKDEKPGRTGFAHLFEHMMFKGSRNVQPEAHTSYIASVGGQSNAYTTEDTTVFWQTVPAQYLPLTLWLEADRMASLRVEESTFKTEREVVKEERRQRVENQPYGRLSEIIYDKAFTTHPYKHPVIGSMADLEAASIDDVREFHRTYYRPDNALLVIAGDFDPAIARQLVEKEFSKVEKPTGTVPRNIPAEPARTRELRVTIEEDWPLPAVVVAYPITYDGNPDSYPLHIAAKVLSDGTSSRIYQRLVYKERLALSAFGQANLIEHPNLFYAVAIVAPGRTPEQVASALIEEMDKLVKEPISERELQRSKNQFARDYVLGRQTVQQKAGVLAHAVVLHKGDVGTADGEFDIFQKMTAADVQRVAKTYFTPQSRMVLTVMPRGQRSGGGQ from the coding sequence ATGCTCGTTCGGCCCGTTGCGGCCGCCGCGCTGGCCGCCTGCGTCGTGGCCGGGGCGTTCGTGACGCCGACCCAGGCCACCTCGGTTCGGCCCCCGGCATTCAAGTTCGACGACTACACGCTGCCCAACGGGCTGCGGGTCATCCTGCTCGAGGATCACTCGACGCCGATCGTGCACGTGACCCTCTGGTACCACGTGGGTTCCAAGGACGAGAAGCCGGGCCGCACCGGCTTCGCGCACCTGTTCGAGCACATGATGTTCAAGGGCAGCCGCAACGTGCAGCCCGAGGCGCACACCTCGTACATCGCGTCGGTGGGCGGGCAGAGCAATGCCTACACCACCGAGGACACCACGGTGTTCTGGCAGACGGTGCCGGCGCAGTACCTGCCGCTCACGCTGTGGCTCGAGGCCGATCGCATGGCCTCGCTGCGCGTCGAGGAGTCGACCTTCAAGACCGAGCGCGAGGTCGTCAAGGAAGAGCGGCGGCAGCGGGTCGAGAACCAGCCGTACGGCCGGTTGTCGGAGATCATCTACGACAAGGCGTTCACCACGCACCCCTACAAGCACCCCGTGATCGGCAGCATGGCCGACCTCGAGGCGGCGAGCATCGACGACGTGCGCGAGTTCCACCGCACGTACTACCGGCCCGACAACGCCCTGCTGGTGATCGCCGGCGACTTCGACCCCGCCATCGCCCGGCAGCTGGTGGAGAAGGAGTTCAGCAAGGTCGAGAAGCCGACCGGCACGGTGCCGCGCAACATCCCCGCCGAGCCGGCCCGCACCAGGGAACTGCGGGTGACGATCGAGGAAGACTGGCCGTTGCCGGCCGTGGTGGTCGCCTACCCGATCACCTACGACGGCAATCCCGACTCGTACCCGCTGCACATCGCCGCCAAGGTCCTCTCCGACGGCACCAGTTCGCGCATCTACCAGCGACTGGTCTACAAGGAACGCCTGGCGCTCTCGGCCTTCGGTCAGGCCAACCTGATCGAGCATCCCAACCTGTTCTACGCCGTCGCGATCGTCGCGCCCGGCCGCACGCCGGAGCAGGTGGCCTCGGCGCTCATCGAGGAGATGGACAAGCTGGTGAAGGAACCGATCAGCGAGCGCGAGCTGCAGCGGAGCAAGAACCAGTTCGCCCGCGACTACGTGCTCGGACGCCAGACCGTGCAGCAGAAGGCCGGCGTCCTCGCCCATGCCGTGGTGCTGCACAAGGGCGACGTCGGGACCGCCGACGGCGAGTTCGACATCTTCCAGAAGATGACCGCCGCCGACGTCCAGCGCGTCGCGAAGACCTATTTCACGCCGCAGAGCCGCATGGTGCTCACGGTGATGCCGCGGGGCCAGCGCTCCGGAGGTGGCCAGTGA